From the Solibacillus sp. FSL R5-0449 genome, one window contains:
- the ftsA gene encoding cell division protein FtsA, producing the protein MNHQEIYVSLDIGSSSIKVLIGEMNGDQLHVIGVGHVKSTGIRKGAIVDIDATVQSIKKAVDQAERMTGINIEEVVLGVPANQTVLQPVKGVVAVNGEDREITDDDLARVIDSAQVMSIPPERELVNLIPKQFIVDNLDEIKDPRGMIGIRLEMDATMITTSKTLVHNVLRCVERAGLQIREIYLQPLAAGYFALTEDEKNQGTAYIDLGGGSTTVAVFQDGLLTNTAVIPVGGDHITKDLSIVLKTPTEQAEKIKKQYGHAFYDDASDEQTFDVPVVGTDTTDQYSQRFISEIIGVRLEELFELVLDELARMGVQDLPGGVVISGGVAQLEGIAQLARQVMLTRVRIYTPDYIGVREPAFTTSVGLIRYAHAEDEFYGRSEPVPASSYAAPYPTQPTPSKKQSNVPERVESASKVSVIDRAKNLLNKFFD; encoded by the coding sequence TTGAATCATCAAGAAATTTATGTCTCACTCGATATTGGATCATCTTCAATAAAGGTCCTAATCGGTGAGATGAACGGTGATCAATTGCACGTAATTGGTGTAGGTCATGTGAAATCAACAGGAATAAGAAAAGGTGCAATAGTTGATATAGATGCAACTGTACAGTCCATTAAAAAAGCTGTAGACCAAGCAGAGCGAATGACTGGTATTAATATAGAGGAAGTGGTGCTTGGAGTTCCTGCAAACCAGACAGTTCTACAGCCTGTAAAAGGGGTTGTAGCGGTAAACGGTGAAGACCGGGAAATCACGGACGATGATTTAGCTAGAGTAATAGACTCTGCACAGGTAATGTCGATTCCACCAGAGCGAGAGTTAGTAAATTTGATTCCTAAACAATTTATCGTGGACAACCTAGATGAGATTAAAGACCCGCGTGGTATGATTGGCATTCGTTTAGAGATGGATGCGACAATGATTACGACATCCAAGACGCTTGTACATAATGTTTTAAGATGTGTAGAACGTGCAGGCTTGCAAATTCGCGAAATCTATCTACAGCCATTAGCAGCAGGGTATTTTGCGCTGACGGAAGATGAGAAAAACCAAGGAACTGCCTATATTGATTTAGGCGGCGGCTCAACAACTGTTGCGGTATTCCAGGATGGACTGCTGACAAATACAGCTGTTATCCCGGTAGGCGGGGATCATATTACGAAAGATTTATCGATTGTATTGAAAACTCCTACTGAACAAGCCGAAAAAATCAAAAAGCAGTATGGACATGCCTTTTACGATGATGCTTCAGATGAACAGACGTTTGACGTTCCTGTTGTTGGTACAGATACAACAGATCAATACAGTCAACGCTTTATATCAGAAATTATCGGAGTGCGTTTAGAAGAGTTATTTGAATTAGTATTGGATGAATTAGCACGTATGGGGGTACAGGATTTACCGGGTGGTGTTGTGATTTCCGGCGGGGTAGCTCAGCTGGAAGGAATTGCTCAGCTGGCGCGACAAGTAATGTTAACTCGAGTTCGTATTTATACACCGGATTACATCGGTGTACGTGAACCGGCCTTTACGACGTCAGTAGGTTTAATTCGATATGCACATGCAGAAGACGAATTTTACGGAAGAAGCGAGCCGGTACCAGCTTCTTCATATGCAGCACCTTATCCTACTCAACCAACTCCTTCTAAAAAACAATCAAATGTGCCGGAGAGAGTAGAAAGCGCAAGTAAAGTAAGTGTGATTGATCGCGCGAAAAACTTATTAAACAAATTTTTCGATTAA
- a CDS encoding sigma-E processing peptidase SpoIIGA — MYAEWILLMNFLMNLVLLKFTATITYTIIPIWRLLLGAFCSALIAVLFMGNIFMLLVSFIVLLGIAFSFKWKIFYEQGKWIVVATLLAGGLITALQPFLLASPFFVYIFLCFGIVCISLTVMKQGWFQKLQNVAQSRYVTTSKVELFEQQMELVTYIDTGNECTEPLSQAPVHFISFKAVQSMLPDEFSECLLKWDEQEPYSLTMFSKEIQKRIRIVPITTVQKGTLLVPAFRATIVIQNKTYPNHYVVFTKNDARFPQNAQMIAHVFVLTNS, encoded by the coding sequence ATGTATGCAGAGTGGATTCTTTTAATGAATTTTTTAATGAATCTCGTACTACTAAAATTTACCGCAACCATAACATATACCATCATTCCAATTTGGAGATTACTATTAGGAGCCTTTTGTAGTGCGCTGATCGCTGTGTTATTTATGGGAAACATATTCATGTTGCTTGTAAGTTTCATCGTACTATTGGGCATAGCCTTTTCATTTAAATGGAAAATATTTTACGAGCAAGGGAAGTGGATTGTTGTCGCTACTTTGCTCGCAGGTGGATTAATAACAGCATTACAACCATTTTTGCTTGCATCTCCGTTTTTCGTTTATATTTTTTTATGTTTCGGCATAGTATGTATTAGTTTGACAGTGATGAAACAAGGCTGGTTTCAAAAACTGCAGAATGTTGCACAAAGTCGGTATGTCACGACAAGCAAAGTGGAACTGTTCGAACAACAAATGGAGCTTGTAACATATATTGATACCGGAAATGAATGCACGGAACCTTTAAGTCAGGCGCCGGTCCATTTTATTTCATTTAAAGCAGTTCAATCGATGTTACCGGATGAATTTAGTGAATGCCTGCTCAAATGGGATGAACAGGAGCCTTACTCACTGACAATGTTTTCAAAGGAAATACAGAAAAGAATACGTATTGTTCCTATTACAACGGTTCAAAAAGGCACATTACTCGTACCGGCCTTTCGTGCCACAATTGTCATTCAGAACAAGACGTATCCAAATCACTATGTTGTATTTACGAAAAATGATGCGCGCTTTCCGCAAAATGCACAAATGATTGCACATGTGTTTGTCCTAACGAATTCATAA
- the ftsZ gene encoding cell division protein FtsZ, with the protein MLEFETDVEQLAVIKVIGVGGGGNNAVNRMIEHGVQGVDFIAVNTDAQALNLSKAEYKLQIGGKLTRGLGAGANPEVGKKAAEESREQLEEVLRGADMVFVTAGMGGGTGTGAAPVIASIARDLGALTVGVVTRPFTFEGRKRQTQAIGGITSMKEAVDTLIVIPNDKLLQIVDKSTPMLEAFREADNVLRQGVQGISDLIATPGLINLDFADVKTIMSDKGSALMGIGIAAGENRAVEAAKKAISSPLLETSIDGAKGVIMNITGGTNLSLFEVQEAADIVQLASDEEVNMIFGSVINDNLNDEIIVTVIATGFSDDFIIQKPQPVRPSIGARQQAATSTTQPQQQQPVRQQEQVQQESPRQTQQTNYQQDDALDIPTFLRNRRNR; encoded by the coding sequence ATGTTAGAATTTGAAACGGATGTTGAACAATTAGCCGTTATTAAAGTAATCGGCGTTGGCGGAGGCGGTAACAATGCCGTAAACCGCATGATTGAACATGGTGTACAAGGTGTAGACTTTATCGCTGTAAATACAGATGCGCAAGCTTTAAATCTGTCAAAAGCTGAATATAAACTACAAATTGGCGGTAAATTAACACGTGGACTTGGAGCAGGGGCAAACCCAGAAGTAGGTAAAAAAGCTGCTGAAGAAAGTCGCGAACAGTTGGAAGAAGTATTACGCGGTGCCGATATGGTATTCGTAACTGCCGGTATGGGCGGTGGTACTGGTACTGGTGCAGCACCAGTAATCGCATCAATCGCACGTGATTTAGGTGCATTGACAGTAGGTGTTGTAACACGTCCATTTACATTTGAAGGCCGTAAACGCCAAACACAGGCAATCGGCGGTATTACTTCAATGAAGGAAGCAGTTGATACATTAATCGTAATTCCAAACGATAAGCTACTGCAAATTGTTGATAAATCAACACCAATGCTGGAAGCGTTCCGTGAAGCGGACAATGTATTACGTCAAGGTGTACAAGGTATTTCAGACTTGATCGCAACACCTGGTTTAATTAACCTGGACTTTGCCGATGTAAAAACAATCATGTCCGATAAAGGTTCTGCATTAATGGGTATCGGGATCGCTGCTGGTGAAAACCGTGCAGTAGAAGCCGCTAAAAAAGCAATTTCTTCTCCATTACTTGAAACATCAATCGATGGAGCAAAAGGTGTTATTATGAATATTACAGGCGGAACGAACTTAAGTTTATTCGAAGTTCAGGAAGCTGCCGATATTGTACAGCTTGCTTCGGACGAAGAAGTAAATATGATCTTCGGTTCTGTAATTAACGATAACTTAAATGATGAAATTATCGTAACGGTAATTGCAACAGGTTTCTCTGATGACTTTATTATTCAAAAGCCACAGCCTGTACGTCCATCAATCGGTGCTCGTCAACAAGCTGCAACTAGTACAACTCAGCCGCAACAGCAGCAGCCTGTACGCCAGCAAGAACAGGTGCAGCAAGAATCGCCGCGTCAAACACAACAAACAAACTATCAGCAGGACGATGCATTGGATATTCCGACATTTTTACGCAATCGTCGCAATCGCTAG
- the sigG gene encoding RNA polymerase sporulation sigma factor SigG, whose protein sequence is MRTKVELCGVDTSTLPVLKPDEMKDLFIRLQQGEWIVREQLVFCNLRLVLSIVGRYAYRGEQADDLFQVGCIGLLKAIDNFDLKHNVRFSTYAVPMIMGEIRRHLRDHHALRVSRSLRDIAYKAMKAKEQFIAEHLTEPTIEQLAQAIEMKKEDVLFALDAIQDPMSLQEPIYSDGGDAIFMIDQIKDKVTEEHWVGSISLQESMKKLNSRQKMIIEKRFFLGETQTEIAQSLGISQAQISRLEKSAVELMKRDFR, encoded by the coding sequence ATGCGTACAAAAGTGGAATTATGTGGTGTGGATACATCTACATTACCAGTACTGAAGCCAGATGAAATGAAAGATTTATTTATACGATTACAGCAAGGAGAATGGATTGTTCGTGAGCAGCTAGTTTTCTGTAATTTACGGTTAGTGCTCAGTATTGTCGGCCGTTATGCCTATCGTGGCGAACAGGCAGATGATTTATTCCAAGTAGGATGTATTGGTTTATTAAAAGCGATTGATAATTTTGATTTGAAGCATAATGTTCGATTTTCAACATATGCTGTACCGATGATAATGGGAGAAATCCGCAGACATCTGCGCGATCATCATGCACTGCGTGTATCTCGTTCATTGCGCGATATTGCATATAAAGCGATGAAAGCAAAAGAACAGTTTATTGCGGAACATTTAACAGAACCCACTATCGAACAGTTGGCACAGGCAATCGAGATGAAAAAAGAAGATGTTTTATTTGCTCTTGATGCAATTCAAGACCCGATGTCACTGCAGGAACCGATCTATTCCGATGGTGGCGATGCAATCTTCATGATTGACCAAATTAAAGATAAAGTTACAGAAGAGCATTGGGTCGGTTCGATTTCATTGCAAGAGAGTATGAAAAAGCTGAATAGCAGACAAAAAATGATTATAGAAAAGCGATTTTTCCTAGGAGAAACTCAAACGGAAATCGCACAATCTTTAGGTATTTCACAAGCGCAAATATCGAGATTGGAAAAGAGTGCGGTAGAATTGATGAAGCGGGATTTCCGTTAA
- the sigE gene encoding RNA polymerase sporulation sigma factor SigE translates to MLKKIQSIILNILSYFRRKKGTYYIGGHDSLPIPLTREEEVVVVEAFMNGDLHARDMLIERNLRLVVYIARRFDNTSTPIEDLISIGSIGLIKAIETFNLDKNIKLATYASRCIENEILMHLRKTSRMKGEVSFDEPLNADADGNELLLSDILGTEEHIITLDVERKIERQHMFNAINQLTPREKYIMECRFGLNGKEEMTQKEVADHLGISQSYISRLEKKIIMDLREFLNEPIA, encoded by the coding sequence TTGCTTAAAAAAATTCAATCGATAATTTTAAACATACTAAGCTACTTTAGAAGAAAAAAAGGGACATACTATATAGGGGGACATGATTCATTGCCTATTCCATTAACTAGAGAAGAAGAAGTTGTCGTAGTCGAAGCATTTATGAATGGTGACTTGCATGCCAGAGATATGTTAATTGAGAGAAATTTACGTTTAGTTGTTTATATTGCAAGACGTTTTGATAATACGAGCACGCCGATTGAGGATTTAATCAGCATCGGTTCCATTGGCCTTATTAAAGCGATTGAAACATTTAATTTGGATAAAAATATTAAATTAGCGACGTATGCATCGCGCTGCATCGAAAATGAAATCTTGATGCATTTACGAAAGACGAGCCGCATGAAGGGCGAAGTATCCTTTGATGAACCGTTAAATGCGGATGCAGACGGAAATGAGCTATTGCTTTCAGACATATTAGGGACAGAAGAACATATCATAACACTTGATGTAGAACGTAAAATTGAGCGTCAGCATATGTTTAATGCCATTAATCAGCTGACACCTCGTGAAAAATATATTATGGAATGCCGTTTTGGCCTAAACGGAAAAGAAGAAATGACGCAAAAAGAAGTAGCGGATCATTTAGGTATTTCACAATCTTATATTTCAAGGTTGGAGAAAAAAATTATTATGGATTTACGTGAATTCCTGAACGAACCAATTGCATAA
- a CDS encoding RNA-binding protein, whose translation MEHLIQHFRKDEQPFIEQVIGWQREVEDRYAPKLTDFLDPRQRFIVESIVQQSDDLRVFTEGVFEEAERKRMLIAPSYYEPAETDFQIAVYSLNYPTKFVQLRHPDVLGALLSIGLDRSKFGDIRLADNTVQFAIASEIADYVRLHLTGIGKVKVSAEEMDATTPYIQNEEQWVESSHTVSSMRLDVVLATIVNISRQKSQSLINAGKVKVNWTVREAVAFELQEGDIISARGYGRLKVIMTEGRTKKDKIRLQVGRLEQKV comes from the coding sequence ATGGAGCATTTAATCCAGCATTTTCGTAAAGATGAACAACCTTTCATTGAGCAAGTTATTGGATGGCAGCGTGAAGTAGAAGACCGCTATGCTCCAAAATTGACGGATTTTTTAGACCCTAGACAGCGTTTTATCGTTGAGTCCATTGTTCAGCAATCCGATGATCTCCGTGTTTTCACGGAAGGGGTATTTGAAGAAGCGGAACGGAAACGTATGCTGATCGCTCCTTCCTATTACGAGCCGGCTGAAACCGATTTTCAGATTGCTGTATACTCACTGAATTACCCGACAAAATTTGTCCAGCTGCGCCATCCTGATGTATTAGGTGCCTTATTATCGATCGGACTTGACCGCAGTAAGTTTGGCGATATCCGGCTTGCCGATAATACGGTCCAATTTGCTATTGCTTCGGAAATCGCGGATTATGTGCGTTTGCATTTAACAGGTATCGGCAAGGTGAAAGTAAGCGCTGAGGAAATGGATGCGACAACACCGTATATTCAAAACGAGGAGCAATGGGTCGAAAGCTCGCACACGGTTTCTTCCATGCGTCTTGATGTGGTTTTGGCGACAATCGTAAATATTTCCCGTCAAAAATCGCAAAGCCTGATCAATGCAGGAAAAGTAAAGGTTAACTGGACTGTCAGAGAAGCTGTTGCCTTTGAATTGCAGGAAGGGGACATTATTTCTGCACGGGGATATGGACGGTTAAAAGTCATCATGACAGAAGGACGGACAAAAAAAGATAAGATTCGATTACAAGTAGGTCGTTTAGAGCAAAAAGTATAA
- a CDS encoding cell division protein SepF: protein MSIKNIFDKFFYLEEIEEDYAPAKNQTVQKQAPKAVQNEPQQFYQDYGQKQQPQLIQNRMKKERKMQQQPPRNEVVMQNHNNVVSLQAASSSKNSKLVLLEPRVYAEAQDIAEHLKNKRATVVNLQRIDRDQGKRIIDFLSGTVYALGGDIQRIGNDIFLCTPENVEVTGEISNLTFE from the coding sequence ATGAGCATTAAAAATATTTTTGACAAGTTCTTTTATTTAGAAGAAATAGAAGAAGATTATGCTCCTGCCAAGAATCAAACAGTGCAAAAACAAGCACCAAAAGCAGTTCAAAATGAACCACAGCAATTTTATCAGGATTATGGACAAAAGCAGCAACCACAACTCATTCAAAACCGAATGAAGAAGGAGCGTAAAATGCAACAGCAACCACCGCGCAATGAAGTCGTGATGCAAAATCATAACAATGTTGTGAGCCTTCAAGCTGCGTCTTCATCGAAGAATTCAAAGTTAGTATTATTAGAACCACGTGTATATGCAGAGGCGCAGGACATAGCGGAACATTTAAAAAATAAACGTGCTACCGTTGTCAATTTACAGCGCATCGACCGAGATCAAGGGAAGCGAATAATCGATTTTCTTAGTGGAACAGTGTATGCTTTAGGTGGAGATATTCAACGTATTGGAAATGATATTTTCCTATGTACACCAGAAAATGTTGAAGTAACTGGAGAAATTTCTAATTTAACGTTCGAGTAA
- a CDS encoding DivIVA domain-containing protein, which yields MPLSPLDIHNKEFTRGFRGYAEDEVNEFLDQIIKDYEIVLREKKELEEKIKMMSEQMNHYNSLEDTLQKSIVVAQEAAGEVRRNSEKEAKLIVKEAEKNADRIVNDALAKARKVTIEIDELKKQSKVFRNRFKMLVEAQLDLLNTGDWDQLLEYDVDLTEIQENNRKEIKEENQNDENAVY from the coding sequence ATGCCATTATCACCTCTTGATATACATAATAAGGAGTTTACACGTGGTTTCCGTGGTTATGCAGAAGACGAAGTAAATGAATTTTTAGATCAGATTATTAAAGATTATGAGATTGTTTTACGCGAGAAAAAAGAGCTCGAGGAAAAGATTAAAATGATGTCGGAACAAATGAATCATTACAATTCATTGGAAGACACATTACAAAAATCAATTGTTGTTGCTCAAGAGGCAGCTGGCGAAGTTCGTCGCAATTCCGAAAAAGAAGCAAAGCTCATCGTTAAAGAAGCTGAAAAAAATGCGGATCGTATTGTCAATGACGCATTGGCAAAAGCGAGAAAAGTGACGATTGAGATTGACGAATTGAAAAAACAGTCGAAAGTATTCCGCAACAGATTCAAAATGTTAGTGGAAGCACAGCTTGATTTACTGAATACAGGCGATTGGGATCAATTACTGGAATATGATGTAGATTTAACGGAAATTCAGGAAAACAATCGTAAAGAAATCAAAGAAGAGAACCAAAATGACGAAAATGCCGTGTATTAG
- a CDS encoding YggS family pyridoxal phosphate-dependent enzyme, producing MTEIIENLKQIEHQIEIAKQRVNAKQAVQIIAVTKEVDVNRTEEAIEAGLVHMGENRPEGLLNKLDSIKSDVSWHYIGSLQTRKVKQVIDQIDYLHSLDRLSLAEEIEKRATKRVKCFLQVNVSGEESKHGLTKEQALDFVKQLEQFSKIEVVGLMTMAPFTEDETMIRQVFKQLKQLQQEVSQLNIPNVPCTELSMGMSNDYEIAVEEGATFVRIGTALVG from the coding sequence GTGACGGAAATCATAGAAAACTTAAAACAGATTGAACATCAAATAGAAATTGCAAAACAACGTGTCAATGCCAAACAGGCAGTCCAGATTATTGCTGTGACGAAAGAAGTAGATGTCAATCGGACAGAAGAGGCAATCGAAGCAGGTCTTGTCCATATGGGAGAAAATCGTCCTGAAGGCTTATTAAATAAGCTGGATTCGATTAAATCAGATGTTTCATGGCATTATATTGGTTCATTACAGACGAGAAAAGTAAAGCAGGTAATTGATCAAATTGACTATCTACATTCTCTTGATCGATTAAGCCTGGCAGAAGAGATTGAAAAAAGAGCAACAAAACGAGTGAAATGTTTCTTGCAAGTCAATGTTTCCGGTGAAGAATCGAAACATGGCTTAACGAAAGAACAAGCGCTGGATTTTGTAAAGCAGCTTGAGCAATTTTCAAAAATTGAAGTAGTAGGTTTAATGACAATGGCTCCTTTTACTGAAGATGAAACGATGATTAGACAAGTGTTTAAACAGTTAAAACAATTGCAACAAGAAGTGTCACAATTGAACATTCCAAATGTACCTTGTACTGAATTATCGATGGGCATGTCAAATGACTACGAAATTGCAGTTGAAGAAGGGGCAACATTTGTTAGAATTGGAACAGCTCTTGTTGGCTAA
- a CDS encoding YlmC/YmxH family sporulation protein, producing MRFSSVQEKEIIEASSGKFIGYIVDAEVDEKEGAIIAFIISPPKKFYHLFQGEELVKKILFSNILTVGKDVILVKSPDE from the coding sequence ATGCGATTTTCATCCGTTCAGGAGAAGGAAATCATTGAGGCATCCAGCGGGAAATTTATCGGTTATATTGTAGATGCGGAAGTGGACGAAAAAGAAGGCGCCATTATTGCATTTATAATTTCCCCGCCAAAAAAGTTTTACCATTTATTTCAAGGGGAAGAGTTAGTTAAGAAAATCCTTTTCAGTAATATACTCACAGTCGGTAAAGATGTCATTTTAGTGAAATCACCGGATGAATAG
- a CDS encoding YggT family protein: MIIFSIVSTAFLVYRFMLIGYILMSWVPALQESAVGRFLETVCEPYLGFFRKFIPPIGMIDISPIVGLFALVFIERGVYSVLAFFL, translated from the coding sequence ATGATCATATTTTCGATTGTATCAACAGCATTTCTTGTTTACCGTTTTATGCTGATTGGATACATATTAATGTCTTGGGTTCCGGCACTGCAAGAATCGGCTGTTGGTCGTTTCCTTGAAACAGTATGTGAACCGTATTTAGGATTCTTCCGCAAATTTATTCCACCGATTGGCATGATTGATATTTCACCAATTGTCGGTTTATTCGCGTTAGTATTTATTGAGCGAGGCGTCTATAGCGTCCTAGCATTTTTCCTATAA
- the ileS gene encoding isoleucine--tRNA ligase yields MVEYKDTLLMPKTDFPMRGGLPTKEPQVQAQWDEIDINKLVLERTKDRPHYLLHDGPPYANGDIHIGHALNKVIKDMINRQKSMSGFHVPYIPGWDTHGLPIEQALTNKGVKRKEMSVAEFRELCEKYAYEQIENQKSQFRRLGVRGDWENPYITLKPEFEARQIEVFGKMAEKGYIYKGLKPVYWSPSSESALAEAEIEYKDVESYSIYVAFGIKDSKGVVPADAKFVIWTTTPWTIPANLGISVNPEFTYVVVETNGSKYIVAKDLLEKLSATFGWEDVQIVQEVQGEQLDMIVAEHPIYKRDSLVMVGDHVTADAGTGCVHTAPGHGEDDYQIGKRYGLDILSPVDNGGCYTNEAPGFEGLFYEKANPVVIEKLKEENALLNVSKFTHSYPHDWRTKKPVIYRATPQWFASVEMFRSELLDAVTATEFTPSWGETRLYNMIRDRGDWVISRQRAWGVPIPIFYAEDETPIITSETIAHISKLFREHGSNIWFQREAKDLLPEGFTHEGSPNGKFTKENDIMDVWFDSGSSHQGVLAERGLKYPADLYLEGSDQHRGWFNSSLITSVAINGHAPYKGLLTHGFVLDGEGRKMSKSLGNTIDPIKVMNQYGADIIRMWVASVDYTGDVRISMDMLKQVSETYRKVRNTLRFLHGNVTDFNETTDRVAYEELREMDQYMYMRLQDVVKTIREAYDRYDFSTVYTTVNNFVAIELSSFYLDIAKDVVYIEGTDNKNRRAMQTVMYDTLMALVKLLTPIIPHTTEELWSYIEFDGKPQSVQLTDFPEVVEQANFADLRAKWVKVIAVRNEVLKALEEARNAKTIGKSLEAKISVYADSETIELLNDANIDFAQLSIVSQFFIAGSKENAPVEALALDKTALVVEKADGEKCERCWTISETVGASENHPTLCKRCADVVENYYV; encoded by the coding sequence ATGGTAGAGTATAAAGACACATTATTAATGCCGAAAACCGACTTCCCTATGCGCGGCGGTTTGCCAACTAAAGAACCACAAGTGCAGGCACAATGGGATGAAATTGATATTAACAAATTAGTGCTGGAGCGTACGAAAGACCGTCCTCACTATTTACTGCATGATGGCCCTCCATATGCGAACGGAGACATCCATATCGGTCACGCATTGAACAAAGTTATCAAAGACATGATTAACCGCCAAAAATCGATGTCAGGTTTCCACGTGCCATATATTCCAGGCTGGGATACACACGGTTTACCAATCGAGCAGGCATTAACAAATAAAGGTGTTAAACGTAAAGAAATGTCGGTTGCAGAATTCCGTGAGCTTTGCGAAAAATACGCTTATGAACAAATCGAAAACCAAAAAAGCCAATTCCGTCGTCTAGGTGTACGCGGTGACTGGGAAAATCCGTATATCACATTAAAACCTGAATTCGAAGCACGCCAAATTGAAGTGTTCGGGAAAATGGCGGAAAAAGGCTATATTTATAAAGGCTTAAAACCGGTTTATTGGTCTCCATCTTCTGAATCTGCATTGGCAGAAGCGGAAATCGAATATAAAGATGTTGAATCGTATTCAATTTATGTAGCATTCGGCATTAAAGACAGCAAAGGCGTAGTACCTGCCGATGCTAAATTTGTCATCTGGACAACAACGCCATGGACAATTCCGGCAAACTTAGGGATTTCGGTTAACCCTGAATTCACATATGTTGTCGTAGAAACAAACGGCAGCAAATATATTGTTGCAAAAGATTTACTGGAAAAACTATCAGCGACATTCGGCTGGGAAGATGTTCAGATCGTTCAGGAAGTACAAGGCGAACAGCTTGATATGATCGTTGCAGAACACCCAATCTACAAACGTGATTCATTAGTGATGGTTGGTGACCATGTAACTGCTGATGCCGGTACTGGTTGTGTACACACAGCACCTGGTCACGGTGAGGACGACTATCAGATCGGTAAACGCTATGGTCTGGACATTTTATCACCTGTTGATAACGGTGGCTGCTACACAAATGAAGCACCTGGTTTTGAAGGATTATTCTATGAAAAAGCAAATCCGGTTGTCATTGAAAAATTAAAAGAAGAAAATGCTTTATTGAATGTTTCTAAATTTACACACTCATACCCGCATGACTGGCGTACGAAAAAACCGGTAATTTACCGTGCAACACCGCAATGGTTCGCATCTGTTGAAATGTTCCGTAGTGAATTATTAGATGCAGTAACAGCGACAGAATTTACACCAAGCTGGGGCGAAACACGTCTTTACAATATGATTCGTGACCGTGGTGACTGGGTAATTTCCCGTCAGCGTGCATGGGGTGTACCAATTCCGATTTTCTATGCGGAAGATGAAACACCGATCATCACATCAGAAACAATCGCGCATATTTCAAAATTATTCCGTGAACACGGTTCGAATATTTGGTTCCAGCGTGAAGCAAAAGACTTGCTTCCGGAAGGCTTCACTCATGAAGGCAGCCCGAACGGCAAGTTTACAAAAGAAAACGATATTATGGACGTATGGTTCGACTCTGGATCATCTCACCAAGGTGTATTGGCAGAACGCGGACTGAAATACCCTGCTGACCTTTATCTTGAAGGTTCTGACCAACACCGTGGCTGGTTCAACTCATCATTAATTACATCTGTAGCAATTAATGGGCATGCACCATACAAAGGTTTATTAACACATGGTTTCGTATTGGACGGCGAAGGACGCAAAATGTCCAAATCTCTTGGTAACACGATTGATCCGATCAAAGTGATGAACCAATACGGTGCCGACATTATCCGTATGTGGGTAGCATCTGTTGACTATACAGGGGATGTTCGTATTTCAATGGATATGTTGAAGCAAGTTTCTGAAACATACCGTAAAGTGCGTAACACATTACGCTTCCTGCACGGAAATGTGACAGACTTTAACGAAACGACTGATCGTGTCGCTTATGAAGAGTTACGCGAAATGGATCAGTATATGTACATGCGCTTACAGGATGTTGTAAAAACAATCCGTGAAGCATATGACCGTTATGACTTCTCAACAGTTTACACAACTGTAAATAACTTCGTAGCAATCGAGCTTTCTTCATTCTACTTGGATATTGCAAAAGATGTTGTGTATATCGAAGGAACGGACAACAAAAACCGCCGTGCAATGCAAACGGTTATGTATGATACATTAATGGCATTAGTGAAATTATTAACGCCAATTATTCCACATACGACAGAAGAGTTATGGAGCTACATCGAATTTGATGGCAAGCCACAATCTGTACAATTAACAGATTTCCCAGAAGTAGTGGAACAAGCAAACTTTGCGGATCTACGTGCGAAATGGGTAAAAGTAATTGCAGTACGCAACGAAGTGTTAAAAGCATTGGAAGAAGCGCGTAATGCTAAAACAATCGGTAAATCACTGGAAGCGAAAATCTCGGTTTATGCAGACAGTGAAACAATTGAGCTTTTAAATGATGCAAACATCGATTTTGCACAGCTTTCAATCGTATCTCAATTCTTCATCGCAGGAAGTAAGGAAAATGCACCTGTAGAAGCATTAGCACTTGATAAAACAGCGTTAGTTGTTGAAAAAGCAGATGGTGAAAAATGTGAGCGTTGCTGGACAATTTCAGAAACAGTCGGCGCAAGCGAAAACCACCCAACACTATGTAAACGTTGTGCGGATGTTGTAGAAAACTATTACGTATAA